Genomic segment of Myxococcus stipitatus:
GCCATGGCCTTCAACGACCTGGGCCAGGCGGAGGAGGCCCTGGCCCGAGCCGCCATCGTCCTCGCGAGGGACCCCGCCAGCCGCGAGGCCCTCTACGAGCGGGCCCTGGCCCTCTTCGAGCTCTGCCGCTTCTCCGAGGCGAAGTCCGCCTTCCAGGGGCTCGTCAACGACCCGGAGCGGGCCGCGCACGCGCACCAGCACCTGGGGCTCCTGCTGGAGCGCGAGGGAAAGTGGAAGCAGGCGCAGGTCCACTTCGACAAGGCCCGCGGCCTCGCGCCCGAGGACTTCCCCTCGCCGCCGATGCCGACCGAGGACGCCTTCCGCCAGGATGTGGCCCGCGCCGTGGCCGAGCTGCCCGCGGACATGCGGGGAGACCTGGAGGGGGTCCCCGTCACCGCGGAGGAGCTGCCCGCGGAAGAGGACCTGCTGGCCAACCAGCCGCCCCTGTCGCCCACCATCCTGGGGCTCTTCCGGGGGCCGCCCCTGGGGGCGCCGTGCGACGGCTCCGAGACGCCCTGCCGCTCGGTGGTGCTCTACCGGCGCAACCTGGCGAGGGCGGTTCGCACGCCCGCCGAGCTGAATGAGCAGATTCGCGTGACATTGCTGCACGAAATCGGGCATCTGCGCGGGGAGGACGACGAGGAACTGGCCGCGCGCGGCCTGGAGTGACGCACATGGCCCCCCCAGCAGCCCTTCCGGTGGCACGCACCACGCCGAAGGGCGCGAAGTCCCTGCGCCAAGGCAACCCCTGGCTGTACCGCACCGAGCTCGCCGCCCCGCCCGACGTGAAGGGCCCGGGAGCGGTGGTGCTCGTGGTGGACTCGCAAGGCAACCCCATCGGCCAGGCCCTCTACGCCAGGCGCTCCCCGCTGGCCCTGCGCCTGCTGACGCGCAAGGGCCCCGCCGAGGAGCCCGTCAACGACGCCTTCTTCCGCCGCCGCCTGGAAGCCGCGCTCGCCCGACGGTCGATGCTGTCCCACCGGGACGGCCTGCGGCTGGTGCATGGAGAGGCGGACCTGCTGCCCGGCCTCTTCGTGGACCGCTACGGCTCCGGCCTCACCCTCCAGACGCTCTCCGAGGGCATGGACGCGCGCAAGGAGTCGCTCGCGAAGGTGCTGGTGGAGCTCACCGGCGCCACGCACGTGGTCTGCCGCGACGACGCCTCCGGCCGCGACTTCGAGGGGCTGCCGCGCGAGTCCCGCCTGCTGCACGGCCAGGGCGACGCGCGCTTCACCTACCACGAAGGGGAGAACCGCTTCGAGGTGGACCTGCTGGGGGACATGAAGACGGGCGCCTTCCTGGACCAGGTGGACAACCACCTGCGCGCCGGAGAGCTGGCGCGAGGCGAGTCGCTGGACCTCTTCAGCTACCACGGGGGCTTCGCGCTGGCCCTGTCGCGCAACAGCACCTCGGTGGTGGCGGTGGAGCAGGACGAGAAGGCCGCCGCGCGCGCCCAGGAGAATGCCCGCGTCAACGGCCGGGACAACGTCCGCGTGGAGCACGCGAATGCCTTCGACGTGCTGCGCCGCTTCGACACGGAGGGCCGGCGCTTCGACACCATCGTGTTGGACCCGCCGGGCCTGGCCAAGCGCCGCGAGGGCCTGGCCACCGCGCTGCGAGCCTACCACGAGATCAACCTGCGCGCCTTCCGCTGCCTGAAGCCCAACGGACTGCTCGTCACCTGCTCGTGCTCGGGCAAGCTGGACCGCGCGGGCTTCGAGGAGATGGTGCTCGCCGCGGCCATGGACGCGAAGCGCCCGGTGCAGATTCTCGAGCGCCGGGGCGCGGGGCTGGACCACCCCGTCCTCGGAGGGCTGCTGGAGACGGAGTACCTCAAGGCCCTCTACGTGCGCGCCCTGTAGCGCGCACGGGCAGGGGAGGCGTCAGGGCAGGCCCAGCTCCTTGCGCAGCTTGCCCACCACCTTGAAGTACTCGGTCCGCGAGAAGGGGACGTTGAGGATGTGGAAGTCCTTCTTCGCCAGCCCCACGCAGCCGAAGCAGTAGTTGCAGTCCTGGAGGTTGCGCGACAGCACCAGGTAGGCGCTCGTCGTGCAGTTCTCGCTCTGCACGCAGTAGGCGCACGCGTGACAGCTCTTGCAGTCCACGCAGTGCGAGCAGTTGTTGCACAGCTCGCACCGGGTGCAGTGGGTGCATTGGAAGCAGCTGTCGCACTCCTTGCAGAACATGCAGTTGGCGCAGCGCTGACAGCCCTCGCACGCGTAGGAGCCGGGGTTGCCCGGGTCCGACGCGTAGCTCTTGGTGAGCCGCTGGAGTTGCTCCAGGAACTCCCGCTTGCCCAGCGAGGCCACCAGCTCGCGTGCCGCCTTCTCCTCCGCGAGCGGGTCCACTGCCTCGGCTCGCGTACCTTTCTCCTTCGCCACCCGGGACACTCCTTGCCCTCGTTCGGGGCTCACTGAAGCTTGGCCAACCCGGCCAGGTCGATTCCTCGCGCCACCCGCCGCACCTCCACCGTACCGGGGAAGCCTCGGCTGGTGATGGCCACCACGAAGCGCTGCCCCACCAGGAGGTTGGCCTCGGCCAGCGCCTCTTCCGCGTCGTACCGCACGAAGCCCACGGCATCCTGCCAGTGGATGGGCGCCGTCGGGTCGCTGGGGGCCTTCCCCTTGGCGCGCTCCGCCGCGTCGCGGATGGCCTGGCCAATCTTCCCGCCCATCGTGGTGTCCACGATGCGCACCTTGACCTCTCGCCCCTCACCTCGGGTGAACAGGCGCTCGGCTTCGGAGACGGACACCTCGCCGTACTTACCCGTGGAGCCCTGGGTGCGGGCCACGGTGAAGCCCTCCAGGGCCTCTGGCAGGAACGGGGCCAGCGACTTGAAGTAGACGCAAGGCGCGCTGGCGGCGGGAACGGTGGTCTCCACCTCGGGGGAGGCGGCATCCCGGTTCAAACATCCGACACCCGGGGCGAGCGCGAGCAGGGCGGCGGCGAGGCGGAGGAGAAATTTGTCGCGCACGGCCGAATCAAAAGGTATCCCCGGCCCGCGCGCAATGGACCTCTCGAAGCTCAACCCTCCTCAGCGCGAGGCCGTGGTCACCCTCCAGGGGCCCCTGTTGGTCCTCGCGGGCGCTGGCAGCGGGAAGACCCGCGTCATCACCCACCGCATCGTCCACCTGCTCAACGAGCGGCCAGACCACATCCTGGCTCGCAACATCCTGGCGGTGACCTTCACCAACAAGGCGGCCTCGGAGATGAAGGAGCGCCTGGTCCACATGGCCGGGCCTCGGGCGCAGGGCGTGCTGGTGTGCACCTTCCACGCCTTTGGCGCGGAGATGCTCCGCGAGGACATCCACCGGCTGGGGTGGCCCAGGAAGTTCGCCATCGCGGACATGGGCGACCAACTGGCCATCATCCGCCGTGCCATGCGCGAGCACCGCATCGACGACCGCGCCTTCGACGCGCGCAAGGTGCTCACGCTCATCTCCAAGGCGAAGAATTCCGGCGCCGCGCCACAGCCCAAGCCGGAGGGCATCGGCGACGACTACGATCTCATCACCCACATGGTCTACCCGGACTACCAGCTCGCGCTGAAGGCGCAGGGCTCGGTGGACTTCGACGACCTGCTGCTCCTGCCCGCGCGCCTGTTGCGTGAGCACTCGGACCTGTACCTCAAGTACACGCACCGCTTCCGCTACCTGCTGGTGGACGAGTTCCAGGACACGAACCTGGCCCAGCTGGAGCTGCTCAAGCTGATGGCGGGCCAGTCGCGCAACGTGTGCGCGGTGGGTGACGACGACCAGTGCATCTACTCGTGGCGCGGCGCCGAGGTGCGCAACATCCTCAACTTCGACGACTTCTTCCCGGGCGGGAAGGAAGTTCGCCTGGAGCAGAACTACCGCTCCGTGCAGATGGTGCTGGACGCGGCCAACGCCGTCATCGCGAAGAACCCCGAGCGCAAGGCCAAGCAGATGTGGACCGACCGCAAGGGCGGCCCCAAGGTGAAGGTCGTCGCGTGCCCCAACGACGAGGAGGAGGCCCGCTTCGTCGCGCACGAAATCCAGAAGCACATGTCGCTGGGCATCCCCGCGGATGACATCGCGGTGCTCTACCGGACCAACGGCCAGGCGCACCCCATCGAGGAGATGCTGCGCGAGAAGAACATCGGCTACGAGGTGGTGGGCGGCAGCGAGTTCTTCGACCGGCGCGAGGTGAAGGACGTCATCGCGTACTTCAAGGTCATCGTGAACCGGCTGGATGAAATCTCGCTCATGCGCATCATCAACGTCCCGTCGCGCGGGATTGGTGACGTGACGGTGGAGCGGCTGCACGGGCACTCGCGCACGGAGGGCGTCACGCTGTGGACGGTGATGCGCCGGGCGACGGAGTACGACGACCTGCCTCCCGGCGCGGGCGAGAAGGTGCGCGAGTTCGTCGAGCTCATCGAGCGCTACCGCGCGGCGTACGATGAGGGGCAGCTGGCCACCGTGACGCGCAAGCTCCTGGAGGAGATTGGCTTCCGCGACGCCACGCGCGCGCACGCCACCAGCGCCACCAGCGCGGACAAGAAGCTCAAGAGCGTGGACGGCGTGCTGGACTCGCTCGAGCGCTTCGAGAAGCGCGAGGGCCCCAAGGCCAGCCTGCTCACCTATCTGAACCGGCTGAGCCTGGACAACCGCCAGGAGGACGAGGAGGAGGTCCCCGGCGCCAAGGGCCGCGTCACCCTGATGACCATCCACTCCTCCAAGGGCCTGGAGTACCGGCTGGTCTTCTTCATCGGCATGGAAGAGGACCTGATGCCCCACGGAGGCATGCAGGGCGAGGCGCAGAACCTCGAGGAGGAGCGCCGCCTCTGCTACGTGGGCATCACCCGGGCGAAGGAGCTGCTCTACCTCACCCGCGCCGTCACCCGCGTGAAGCGCGGCAAGGAAGTCCCCAGGACGCCCTCGCGTTTCCTGGAGGACCTCCCCGCCGAGGTCTCCGAGGTCATCGCCATGGACGCGCCGCGTCAGGGCGAGCCCACCCAGGAGGAGAAGAACTTCTTCGCCAACCTGAAGGAGCGCTTCAAGAAGCCGACCCCTGGGGCTGCCCCCGGGGGAGGGGGCGTGCCTGGGAGGTAGGTTGGAGTGGGAGGGCTCTCACCAACCTTGACTTGATCCTCCATGCCCGCTAGGAGGGTCGGCCTTTCCGGGCCTCTGCGCGGTACGGCGGAGGACCTGTGGTCCGTTTGGCACGAGATGCGGTCCCCGGCATGCACCTGGCGACCGCGAGAAGTTTGGAGTGCACGAAATGTCGCAGAAGACCTACAGCGCGAAGGCTGGGGACATCAAGCGCCAGTGGCACGTCATCGACGTGTCCGACAAGGTGCTGGGCCGCGCGGCGAGCCAGATTGCCACCTTGCTCAAGGGCAAGCACAAGGCCATCTACACGCCGTCCATCGATACGGGCGACCACGTCATCGTCATCAACGCCGACAAGGTGAAGGTGACGGGGACGAAGGAGCAGGACAAGATGTACTACCGGCACCCGCACGCGGGTTTCCCGGGCGCCCTGAAGATCACCAACCTGGCGAAGCTGCGCCAGCGGCACCCCGAGGACATCATCATCAACGCCGTGCGCCGGATGCTGCCGCGCAACGCGCTGGGTCGCCAGATGATGACGAAGCTGAAGGTCTACGCGGGTGATACCCACCCCCACGCCGCCCAGAAGCCGGCTGCGTTCTCGGTTGAGGCGTAAGGGAGACAACGACCATGCCCATCCATCAAGAGCTTGGTTTCTACGCCACCGGCCGCCGCAAGGAGGCCACCGCGCGCGTCTGGGTGCGCCCCGGCACCGGTCAGGTCATCATCAACGGTCGCGAGATCAACGACTACTTCGGTCGTGAGACCTCGAAGATGGTGCTCAACCAGCCCCTCGAGATCCTCGAGCAGAAGGGCAAGCTGGACGTCACCGTGAACGTTCGCGGCGGCGGTCTCTCCGGCCAGGCCGGCGCCATCCGCCACGGCATCGCCCGTGCGCTGTGCGCCTTCAACCCGGAGTTCCGTCCCGCGCTGAAGAAGGCCGGCTTCCTCACCCGCGATGCTCGCGCGGTCGAGCGCAAGAAGTACGGTCAACCGGGCGCGCGTCGCCGGTTCCAGTTCTCCAAGCGCTAACCCCTGCGGGTTGGTCGCTCAGGTTGTTCCTCCGCGGCGGAGGCTCTCTCACGAGGGTCTCCGCCGTGGTGTTTCCAGGGACTCACCGGAATGCGCGGGTCGCATCGTCGCGCGGCCGTCTGCTACGATTCGGGCGCCCATGGAACTCAATGAGATCCTCCAGATCGCCCTGCGCGGCGGTGCTTCCGACATTCATCTGAAGGCTGGTCTGCCGCCCATGTTCCGGGTGGATGGCTCGTTGGTGCCGTTGAAGGATGGCCGTCGCCTCCCGCCGGAGGAGGTGGCTCGCATGTCCTTCGGCATCATGAACGAGTTCCAGAAGGAGAAGTTCAAGGCGAGCAACGAGGTGGACCTGGCGTACGGCGTTCCGGGCCTGGGTCGCTTCCGTGTGAACGTCTTCCAGCAGCGCGGCACGGTGGGCGCGGTGCTGCGTGTCATCCCGTTCAAGGTGATGACCATCCAGGACCTGCTGCTGCCGCAGATTCTCGCGAAGATTTGCGGAGAGGAGCGCGGCCTCATCCTCGTGACGGGGACGACGGGCTCGGGCAAGTCCACGACGTTGGCGGCGATGATCGACTACATCAACTCCAACGAGACCAGCCACATCATGACGATTGAGGACCCCATCGAGTTCCTCATTCGCGACAAGCGCTCCATCGTGAACCAGCGCGAAGTCGGTGTGGACACGATGAGCTTCGCGCAGGCGCTGAAGAGCGCGCTGCGGCAGGACCCGGACGTCATCCTCGTGGGCGAAATGAGAGATCACGAGACCATCGAAACGGCGCTGCACGCCGCGGAGACGGGCCACCTCGTGATGTCCACGCTGCACACGCTGGACGCGACGGAGACGGTGAACCGCATCGTCTCCGCCTTCCCGCCGCACCAGCAGAAGCAGGTGCGCATCCAGCTGGCGAGTGTGCTCAAGGGCGTGGTGAGTCAGCGCCTCGTGCCACGCGCGGATGGAAAGGGCCGCGTGGCCGCGGTGGAGGTGTTGCGCGTCACGGCCCGCGTGCGCGAGCTCATCGAGGACAAGGACCGCACGAAGGAGATCCACGATGCGATTGCCCAGGGCACCGACTCGTACGGGATGCAGACCTTCGACCAGTCGCTGATGAGCCTGGTGCGGCAGGGGCTGGTGACCTACGACGAGGCCCACCGTCAGGCGTCCAATCCGGACGACTTCGCGCTGCGCTTCTCCGGCATCAGTGGGACGTCGGACTCGAAGTGGGACAACTTCGATGCGAAGCCCGGCGAGGCCCGTCCGATTCCGGGCTCGGCCGCGTTCGCGCAGAAGGGAGCGCCCACGGGAGCAGCACCTCCGCCCGCGCCTCCCGCGCCCGCGCCTCAGGCCGCGCGTCCTCCGGGGGCGCCGGCGCCAGCCGCCGCGCGTCCGCCGACCCCGGCCCAGCCCATGCGGCCTCCGACGCCCGCGCCCGCCGCGCGTCCGGCGCCTGCCCCCGCGCCTGCTCCGGCGGCGGGCGGGGATGACGACTTCCAGATCGAGCGTTTCTGAGCGCGCGACGACGCGTGGGTCTCACGAGCAGGTGAGACCCCGCTTCGCTACGCGTCTTCCTCGCCCAGCATGGCGCGCAGGCGGGACAGGCGCAGCGGCCCCATCAGCCCCTCGCGCGCCAGTGCCTGGAGCAGGTGCGCGGTGGCGTGCACCTTGGCCTCCTGCTCCTCCTCCGGCTTGTCGGCGACCTCCGCGTCCAACAGCGCCTCGATGTGCTCGGGGTTGATGGGCGCGGGGCCCTCCGCCCAGGCGATATCGAACAGGGCACGCGCCATGGTCTCGCGCACCTTCCGCTCCGCGTCGTTCGCCGCGCCCTTCACGAAGCCGAGGAAGAGCGCGTCCACCGCCTCCTTCGTGAGCGCCGCCAGCGCGGGCACCTCGCCCAGCGACTCCTTCACGTATTCGCGGTCGAACGTGTCGACGTCCTGCTCATAGCCGAACGCCTCCTCCAGGAGGATGGAGGCGATGAACGCGTCCGTCTCCTCCTCGCTCGCGCCTTCCTCGGCCAGCGCCTCGCGCGCCTTGCGCGCGGGCTCGCTCAGCTCGGTGTCCTCCTGCATCGCCCGCGCGGAGGCATGCGCCGCCAGCAGCACGAGGGCGGCCTGGGCGTCGGAGGACAGCACGCGGCCCCCCACGTCCATCAGGATGGCGGCCTGGCGCGGATGGGCCTTGGCCGCCTCGGCGAAGGCCATCTCCTCGGGGGTGAGCGAGCCGCCCGCCTGTTGCTTGCGGAGCGTCTCCTTCGCGACATCGGCTGCAAGGAAGCGAGCGAGGACTGGATGCATGCGGGGCCTGTTACCACATGCTAGGTATCCCGCCATGCTCTCGGAGGACGAAGGGCCAGAGGCCGTCCAGCGCGCCACGGATGCCGGGCTCAAGCTGTTGGCCGCCCGTGCCCGCACCCGCCAGGAGCTGCTCGAGGCCCTCGCGAAGAAGGGCTTCGTCCCCGCCGTGCGAGAGCAGGCCCTGGCCCGGCTCGAGGGCTGGGGCTATCTCGACGATGCCCGCTTCGGCCACGAGCGCGCCGCCGCCCTGCTGAGGGGAGGCAAGGGCCCCGGCGCCGTCCTCCAGCGACTGGAGGCCCACGGCCTGTCCGAAGACGAAGCCCGGGATGCCCTCGAGTCCGCCAGCGGCGCGGTGGAGTTCGACGCGCTGGCCGCCGCGCGAGGGGTGCTGGAGAAGCGGGGGCTGTCGGCTCGGCCACTCGACGGCAAGTCGTGGGCGCGGGCCGCGAGGCTCCTGTCCGGCCGTGGATTCTCCGAGGACGTCATCCATCAGCTGCTGGGTGAAGCTTCGCTGGACCCCTCGGGGCCGGACGAATAGCGTGGCGTCGATGCGTTCCGCCGTCGCCTTCCTGACCACCGTCCTGTTGCTCACCTCGGGCTGCGCCGCCCTGTCCGGCTCACAAGGGGGCGAGCCCGACTACGCCCTCACCGCCGAGGAGAACCTCGTCCTGGGCAGCCAGGCCCTGGAGAACAAGGACTTCCTCAAGGCCCAGAAGTACTTCGAGTACGTCCGCGCGAAGTTCCCCTACCAGGAGGCCGCGCGCGAGGCGGAGCTGAAGCTGGCCGACGTGGACTTCGCCCGCGAGGCCTTCCCCGAGGCCCGGGACCAGTATCAGTCCTTCATCAAGCTCCACCCCACGCACCCCAAGGTGGACTACGCCGCGTACCGCTCCGCGCTCACCCACGTGGAGGACTACCCGTCGGAGTTCTTCGCCCTGCCGCCCTCCGAGGAGAAGGACCAGGTGGAGATCCGCTCCGCCCTGTCCACGATGGAGGAGTTCCTCCGCGAGTACCCGGAGTCGCAATACGTCCCGGAGGCCAAGCAGCACGCCGCCGACGCGCGCCGCCGCCTCGCCGAGCACGAGCTCTACGTGGCCCGCTTCTACCAGAAGCGCGGACGCTGGAAGGCCGTGGCCCAGCGGCTGGAGGCTGTCCTCTCCAAGTACCCGGGCACGAGCTACGAGGAAGAAGTCCTCTTCGACCTTCACGACGCGTACGTGAAGCTCAATGACCAGAAGCGCGCGCAGGACACCCTGCGCCAGGTGCTGCGCCGCCTGCCGGGGACTCCCGCGGCGGAGAAGGCCCAGCGCATGCTGGGCACGTGAGGACGACGGAGGAGTGGAGCCGCCTGGGCGGGCTGGTCATCGCCGGCCTGGCGGTGCTTGGCGCCTGTGCGCTGCTCGTCCCGAGGCTCCTCGGCTTCGCCGCGGGGCCGGAGGTCGAGGTCATCACCGCGCTCAAGCAGACCGAGTCCTACGGGCTTTCCCTGAGCATCCCCGGCGTGTCCGTGCCGCTGACCGCCCGGGAGCACCACTTCGCTCGCATCACCGTGGCCGTGGAGCCCGGCGGGAAGCGGGCCGTGGCCCACTCGACGCTCGACTTCACCGGAGTCCTGGGCGCCACCCAGGTGGGGACCGCCGGCGTGGAGCGCTCGCCCTACGTCTACCAGCGCGGGGACTGGGTGCCGGAGACCACCGAGTCCCCCCGGCTGGTGGCGGTGGTCCGGGCGCTGGAGGCTCGGCGCCGGGCGCTCGAGTCCGCCGACGCGGAGGCCTTGTCCCGACTCGTGCCGCCTGGAAATCCGGGAGTGGCGGGACCCGAGTGGGAAGAACTGAAGATGATGCGAGACCGCGTCTATCGGGCGGAGGCGTGGTACATCCGGTTGGAGCGGGAGGAAGCGCAGGTCACGGAGCACTGGCGGCTCCAGGGCTCCCTCCCGTCGAGGCCGGTGGACACCCGGGGCCAGCGGTCGCTGTCGCTCACGCTTCACGGTGATGAATTCTTGTTTTCGCCCGGCCTCATGTAGGCTACCCCGCGTCGGAGGCAGGGCCCGAGGACGGGCCGAGTCATGGAAGAGCCCCTCAAGCAGCTACTGACCCTCGGGCGCGGCTACTTCGAGAAGAAGCAGTACGCCCAGGCCGAGCAGTACCTCGCGAAAATCGTCGAGCAGAATCCGACGTTCGCGGACGTGTTCAACATGCTCGGCATCATCTACCACGACCAGGGCCAGTTCGCCCGGGCGCAGCGGGCGTTCGAGTCCGCGTTGAACCTGAATCCGGCGTACACCGAAGCGGCGCTGAACCTGGCGGTCATC
This window contains:
- a CDS encoding metallopeptidase family protein, which translates into the protein MSRRGLLALCLILTACKRSTPAPATGDAGLPEVSSVVRAPAANAAPVEVGDGAAKPVKPLAVCRAKGSSPLDAARSYYDGGRFEEALSCAAQAAAQEPDLAAAHAERGVALAALGREAEAQLAFSRALAIDPGDSDALLGAAHLYAVQLPSTRERDELGTLYAERGLSQPGTPPELIPHLALVAAMAFNDLGQAEEALARAAIVLARDPASREALYERALALFELCRFSEAKSAFQGLVNDPERAAHAHQHLGLLLEREGKWKQAQVHFDKARGLAPEDFPSPPMPTEDAFRQDVARAVAELPADMRGDLEGVPVTAEELPAEEDLLANQPPLSPTILGLFRGPPLGAPCDGSETPCRSVVLYRRNLARAVRTPAELNEQIRVTLLHEIGHLRGEDDEELAARGLE
- a CDS encoding class I SAM-dependent rRNA methyltransferase produces the protein MAPPAALPVARTTPKGAKSLRQGNPWLYRTELAAPPDVKGPGAVVLVVDSQGNPIGQALYARRSPLALRLLTRKGPAEEPVNDAFFRRRLEAALARRSMLSHRDGLRLVHGEADLLPGLFVDRYGSGLTLQTLSEGMDARKESLAKVLVELTGATHVVCRDDASGRDFEGLPRESRLLHGQGDARFTYHEGENRFEVDLLGDMKTGAFLDQVDNHLRAGELARGESLDLFSYHGGFALALSRNSTSVVAVEQDEKAAARAQENARVNGRDNVRVEHANAFDVLRRFDTEGRRFDTIVLDPPGLAKRREGLATALRAYHEINLRAFRCLKPNGLLVTCSCSGKLDRAGFEEMVLAAAMDAKRPVQILERRGAGLDHPVLGGLLETEYLKALYVRAL
- a CDS encoding caib/baif family protein, encoding MAKEKGTRAEAVDPLAEEKAARELVASLGKREFLEQLQRLTKSYASDPGNPGSYACEGCQRCANCMFCKECDSCFQCTHCTRCELCNNCSHCVDCKSCHACAYCVQSENCTTSAYLVLSRNLQDCNYCFGCVGLAKKDFHILNVPFSRTEYFKVVGKLRKELGLP
- a CDS encoding ATP-dependent helicase, whose amino-acid sequence is MDLSKLNPPQREAVVTLQGPLLVLAGAGSGKTRVITHRIVHLLNERPDHILARNILAVTFTNKAASEMKERLVHMAGPRAQGVLVCTFHAFGAEMLREDIHRLGWPRKFAIADMGDQLAIIRRAMREHRIDDRAFDARKVLTLISKAKNSGAAPQPKPEGIGDDYDLITHMVYPDYQLALKAQGSVDFDDLLLLPARLLREHSDLYLKYTHRFRYLLVDEFQDTNLAQLELLKLMAGQSRNVCAVGDDDQCIYSWRGAEVRNILNFDDFFPGGKEVRLEQNYRSVQMVLDAANAVIAKNPERKAKQMWTDRKGGPKVKVVACPNDEEEARFVAHEIQKHMSLGIPADDIAVLYRTNGQAHPIEEMLREKNIGYEVVGGSEFFDRREVKDVIAYFKVIVNRLDEISLMRIINVPSRGIGDVTVERLHGHSRTEGVTLWTVMRRATEYDDLPPGAGEKVREFVELIERYRAAYDEGQLATVTRKLLEEIGFRDATRAHATSATSADKKLKSVDGVLDSLERFEKREGPKASLLTYLNRLSLDNRQEDEEEVPGAKGRVTLMTIHSSKGLEYRLVFFIGMEEDLMPHGGMQGEAQNLEEERRLCYVGITRAKELLYLTRAVTRVKRGKEVPRTPSRFLEDLPAEVSEVIAMDAPRQGEPTQEEKNFFANLKERFKKPTPGAAPGGGGVPGR
- the rplM gene encoding 50S ribosomal protein L13, coding for MSQKTYSAKAGDIKRQWHVIDVSDKVLGRAASQIATLLKGKHKAIYTPSIDTGDHVIVINADKVKVTGTKEQDKMYYRHPHAGFPGALKITNLAKLRQRHPEDIIINAVRRMLPRNALGRQMMTKLKVYAGDTHPHAAQKPAAFSVEA
- the rpsI gene encoding 30S ribosomal protein S9, with the translated sequence MPIHQELGFYATGRRKEATARVWVRPGTGQVIINGREINDYFGRETSKMVLNQPLEILEQKGKLDVTVNVRGGGLSGQAGAIRHGIARALCAFNPEFRPALKKAGFLTRDARAVERKKYGQPGARRRFQFSKR
- a CDS encoding type IV pilus twitching motility protein PilT, translated to MELNEILQIALRGGASDIHLKAGLPPMFRVDGSLVPLKDGRRLPPEEVARMSFGIMNEFQKEKFKASNEVDLAYGVPGLGRFRVNVFQQRGTVGAVLRVIPFKVMTIQDLLLPQILAKICGEERGLILVTGTTGSGKSTTLAAMIDYINSNETSHIMTIEDPIEFLIRDKRSIVNQREVGVDTMSFAQALKSALRQDPDVILVGEMRDHETIETALHAAETGHLVMSTLHTLDATETVNRIVSAFPPHQQKQVRIQLASVLKGVVSQRLVPRADGKGRVAAVEVLRVTARVRELIEDKDRTKEIHDAIAQGTDSYGMQTFDQSLMSLVRQGLVTYDEAHRQASNPDDFALRFSGISGTSDSKWDNFDAKPGEARPIPGSAAFAQKGAPTGAAPPPAPPAPAPQAARPPGAPAPAAARPPTPAQPMRPPTPAPAARPAPAPAPAPAAGGDDDFQIERF
- a CDS encoding regulatory protein RecX, with product MLSEDEGPEAVQRATDAGLKLLAARARTRQELLEALAKKGFVPAVREQALARLEGWGYLDDARFGHERAAALLRGGKGPGAVLQRLEAHGLSEDEARDALESASGAVEFDALAAARGVLEKRGLSARPLDGKSWARAARLLSGRGFSEDVIHQLLGEASLDPSGPDE
- a CDS encoding outer membrane protein assembly factor BamD; its protein translation is MRSAVAFLTTVLLLTSGCAALSGSQGGEPDYALTAEENLVLGSQALENKDFLKAQKYFEYVRAKFPYQEAAREAELKLADVDFAREAFPEARDQYQSFIKLHPTHPKVDYAAYRSALTHVEDYPSEFFALPPSEEKDQVEIRSALSTMEEFLREYPESQYVPEAKQHAADARRRLAEHELYVARFYQKRGRWKAVAQRLEAVLSKYPGTSYEEEVLFDLHDAYVKLNDQKRAQDTLRQVLRRLPGTPAAEKAQRMLGT